Proteins from a genomic interval of Niabella soli DSM 19437:
- a CDS encoding SDR family oxidoreductase, producing MNVLITGASQGLGYAIAEVFAKKGNRVLLSSRNEVRLYNALETLQTHYPETAFRAKAFDLSVKENALALGAWALEFGAPDVLVNNAGVFEPGSVSNEADGALESQMAVNLYSAYYLTRTLLPAMKEKRSGFIFNMCSIAGLRAYTNGGSYSISKFALNGFSQNLREELKSSGIKVAAIFPGAVKTASWGDFDNSEKRIMEAADVAKLIEAATQLSAGACVEDIILRPQLGDL from the coding sequence TGTTTTGATTACCGGTGCTTCCCAGGGGTTGGGCTATGCCATTGCCGAAGTTTTTGCAAAAAAGGGAAACAGGGTGCTGCTTTCTTCGCGTAATGAAGTGCGTTTGTATAATGCCCTGGAAACATTGCAGACCCATTATCCCGAAACAGCATTCAGGGCGAAGGCTTTTGATCTTTCTGTAAAAGAAAACGCCCTTGCGCTGGGCGCCTGGGCGCTTGAGTTTGGCGCTCCTGATGTACTGGTAAATAATGCAGGCGTATTTGAGCCGGGAAGCGTAAGTAATGAAGCGGACGGGGCATTGGAAAGTCAGATGGCGGTGAATCTTTACAGCGCCTATTATCTTACCCGCACGCTGTTGCCTGCCATGAAGGAAAAGAGAAGCGGTTTTATATTTAATATGTGCTCCATAGCCGGGTTGCGCGCCTACACCAACGGCGGTTCCTATAGTATCAGTAAATTTGCGCTGAATGGTTTTAGTCAGAACCTGAGGGAGGAATTGAAATCTTCCGGAATTAAAGTGGCTGCTATTTTCCCGGGAGCGGTAAAAACAGCGTCCTGGGGGGATTTTGACAATAGTGAAAAACGGATTATGGAGGCAGCCGATGTGGCTAAACTGATTGAAGCGGCTACCCAACTGTCTGCAGGGGCCTGTGTGGAAGACATTATTTTAAGACCACAGTTGGGTGATTTATAA